A section of the Rubritalea squalenifaciens DSM 18772 genome encodes:
- a CDS encoding glycosyltransferase — MRIEFVTDTFPPDVNGVAMTLGRLTSCLKSRGHYIHVIHTGESAACGETKKYSVSLPGYQEVRVGLPSPLKLRKRWKKKRPDAIYVATESPLGVSAIKAAREMGIPVVSGFHTNFHQYLQKYSLGKMQKPAMGYLRRVHSKADCTFAPSQNVVDMLKEEGFEKVKLLGRGVDTNLFNPSKRCAVLRSEWGARAETPVVVIVGRVAPEKNLDFAMDIVREMRARIPDTKAVVVGDGPSREKLAQDNGDVQFVGVKTNEELAKHYASADILLFPSETETFGNVLLEGMASGLITVSYEYAASALHVKHGENGLQARFGDEDSYLEQSIRALGQLRNDQMKDLARRAVLEMSWDKIAQNFEDHIQEVIQEKPVTQRRVKNKRTLKLRSLFLSDIHLGTADSKTREVVQVLKSVRCERIYLNGDIIDGWALKRGAKWRKSHTKVIRLLLKKMEKEGCELIYLRGNHDDFLERILPVDIGGMKVVKECYHEAVNGDRYLVIHGDGFDSVSTNHKWLANLGAVGYDFLLGVNRFYNKYRAWRGKEYFSLSKVVKAKVKSAVSFVDSYEEKLQGLAKAKNCQGIICGHIHTPADKQVGDIHYLNSGDWVETMSCILEHEDGKLEVVTYEDLMKELEIRPSEPIEDEDLEESPMEAIRGTAVARDLVARV; from the coding sequence ATGCGTATAGAATTCGTCACAGATACATTTCCTCCTGATGTTAATGGTGTTGCGATGACTTTGGGAAGGCTCACGTCTTGTCTGAAGAGTCGCGGTCACTACATTCACGTGATTCATACTGGTGAGTCTGCAGCGTGTGGTGAGACCAAGAAATATTCAGTGTCTTTGCCTGGATACCAAGAGGTGAGGGTAGGTCTTCCCAGTCCGTTAAAATTACGCAAACGCTGGAAGAAAAAAAGACCTGATGCGATTTATGTCGCCACGGAAAGCCCCTTGGGGGTTTCGGCCATCAAGGCCGCCCGCGAAATGGGAATCCCTGTGGTAAGTGGGTTCCATACGAACTTCCACCAGTATCTTCAGAAATACAGTCTGGGCAAGATGCAGAAGCCTGCCATGGGCTATTTGAGGCGTGTTCACTCTAAAGCAGATTGTACATTTGCCCCATCACAGAATGTGGTGGATATGCTCAAGGAAGAAGGTTTCGAGAAGGTGAAACTCTTAGGTAGAGGGGTGGATACAAATCTCTTTAATCCCAGTAAACGCTGCGCTGTTCTCCGCTCGGAATGGGGGGCGCGTGCTGAGACCCCGGTGGTGGTGATTGTAGGCAGGGTGGCTCCAGAGAAGAATCTCGATTTTGCCATGGATATTGTTCGGGAGATGCGTGCCCGAATCCCTGATACAAAAGCTGTTGTAGTTGGGGATGGGCCTAGTCGTGAAAAGCTTGCTCAGGATAATGGTGATGTGCAGTTTGTGGGCGTAAAGACCAATGAGGAGTTGGCCAAGCACTATGCCTCAGCTGATATCCTTTTATTTCCGAGCGAAACGGAAACCTTTGGGAATGTTCTCTTGGAGGGCATGGCCAGTGGCTTGATTACCGTAAGCTATGAGTATGCGGCATCTGCTTTACACGTAAAGCATGGGGAGAATGGACTTCAGGCAAGGTTTGGTGATGAGGATTCCTATCTGGAGCAGTCTATCCGCGCTTTAGGGCAGCTCCGTAATGACCAGATGAAGGATCTGGCTCGGCGGGCTGTGTTAGAGATGAGCTGGGACAAGATTGCCCAGAATTTCGAAGACCACATTCAAGAGGTGATCCAGGAAAAGCCAGTGACTCAGAGAAGGGTGAAGAATAAGCGTACGCTGAAATTAAGAAGTCTGTTTCTCTCTGACATTCACCTCGGAACTGCGGACAGTAAAACACGCGAGGTTGTACAAGTTCTCAAGAGCGTGCGCTGTGAACGTATCTATCTGAATGGTGATATTATCGACGGATGGGCCCTGAAGCGCGGTGCCAAGTGGAGAAAATCCCACACCAAAGTCATTCGTTTGTTGCTGAAAAAAATGGAAAAAGAAGGCTGTGAGCTTATCTATCTACGCGGCAACCATGATGACTTTTTGGAGCGGATTCTGCCGGTGGATATCGGTGGTATGAAAGTCGTCAAAGAATGCTACCACGAGGCGGTGAATGGTGACCGGTACTTGGTGATTCACGGAGATGGCTTTGATAGTGTCTCCACCAATCACAAGTGGCTGGCGAATCTGGGTGCTGTAGGCTATGACTTCCTGCTGGGTGTGAACCGTTTCTATAACAAGTACCGCGCATGGCGAGGCAAGGAGTACTTCTCACTGAGTAAGGTGGTAAAAGCCAAGGTAAAGTCTGCAGTGAGTTTTGTAGACAGTTATGAGGAGAAGCTACAGGGACTGGCCAAGGCGAAGAATTGCCAGGGAATTATCTGCGGCCATATTCATACTCCGGCAGACAAGCAGGTGGGTGATATCCACTACCTTAATAGTGGAGATTGGGTCGAGACGATGAGTTGTATTCTCGAGCACGAGGACGGAAAGCTGGAGGTTGTTACTTATGAAGACCTGATGAAAGAGCTGGAAATCAGACCCAGTGAGCCAATCGAAGACGAAGATCTAGAGGAGAGCCCTATGGAAGCCATCCGGGGAACAGCTGTCGCCAGAGATTTGGTGGCGCGAGTTTAG
- a CDS encoding alpha amylase C-terminal domain-containing protein, producing MSENPVPVLIKNDPWLVDQTDAVRFRIDNYETHLEDLKSQYSNLYDYADSHLNLGIHYLPDQETWIVREWAPEAKSISLVGDFNEWDGEDSPLEKGEHGIWEARLEADCLKHEDKVKLRIHGADNSVRDRIPSVIRRAVQDPHTHDYAGQVWSHSETYPWQHDFDPSSITTPLIYEAHTGIAGEDPRLHTYLEFAENIIPYIASLGYNTIQLMAVQEHPYYGSFGYHVSNFFAPSSRFGTPEDLKHLVDTAHSYGIAVIMDIVHSHAVKNLAEGLNEFDGTDHQYFHGGGKGDHPQWDSKCFDYGKPEVRKFLLSNVRYWLEEFRFDGFRFDGITSMLYDHHGNIAFDHYDKYFKDGVDNDAILYLQLATTLAKQIRPGAIIVAEDMSGMPGLCRPIEEGGIGFTHRLAMGLPDYWIKLLKHKQDEDWNTDEIWGTLTNRRHGEPNISYTESHDQALVGDKTLAFWLMDQDMYWHMAKNDESLVIDRGIALHKIIRLLTFALGGEAYLTFMGNEFGHPEWLDFPREGNGWSYHYCRRQWSLIENKELKYEYLAEFDRQMITLGKRSDLLNSPQAHQLWSHNGDKIIAFERRHLITVVNIHPTQSFTDYHIPVKEAGSYKIILDSDAPETGGHNRIDASVDYQTKETEHGPALSLYLPNRTALILKKVK from the coding sequence GTGAGTGAAAACCCCGTTCCTGTTCTCATCAAGAATGATCCTTGGCTAGTTGACCAAACTGATGCCGTTAGATTTCGTATAGACAACTACGAGACGCATCTCGAAGATTTGAAATCCCAATATTCGAATCTTTACGATTATGCAGATTCCCATCTGAATTTGGGGATTCATTATCTTCCAGATCAGGAAACCTGGATAGTGAGAGAATGGGCTCCTGAGGCAAAATCTATCTCTTTAGTCGGTGACTTCAATGAGTGGGATGGTGAAGACTCCCCCTTGGAAAAAGGTGAGCACGGCATCTGGGAAGCCAGACTAGAAGCCGATTGCCTCAAGCATGAAGACAAAGTCAAGTTACGCATCCACGGCGCAGACAACTCTGTCCGTGACCGTATCCCCTCGGTCATCAGGCGCGCCGTGCAGGACCCACACACCCACGATTATGCCGGTCAGGTCTGGAGCCATTCTGAAACCTACCCATGGCAGCACGATTTCGATCCGAGCAGTATCACCACCCCTCTGATCTATGAGGCGCACACTGGAATTGCTGGTGAGGACCCCAGACTACACACTTATCTGGAGTTCGCAGAAAACATCATCCCCTATATTGCCTCCCTAGGCTACAACACCATTCAGCTCATGGCTGTTCAGGAGCACCCCTATTACGGCTCCTTTGGATACCATGTCTCCAATTTCTTCGCACCCAGTTCACGTTTTGGAACACCAGAAGACCTCAAGCATCTGGTCGACACAGCTCATAGCTACGGGATAGCTGTGATCATGGATATCGTCCACTCTCACGCTGTTAAAAACTTAGCTGAAGGACTGAATGAATTTGACGGTACAGACCACCAATACTTCCACGGCGGAGGTAAAGGCGATCACCCTCAGTGGGATTCTAAATGCTTTGATTACGGCAAACCCGAGGTCCGAAAGTTTCTCCTATCAAATGTCCGCTACTGGCTTGAGGAATTCCGCTTCGATGGCTTCCGCTTCGACGGCATCACCTCCATGCTTTACGACCACCATGGAAACATTGCCTTCGACCACTATGACAAATACTTCAAAGACGGAGTCGACAATGATGCCATTCTCTATCTTCAACTCGCCACCACCTTGGCCAAACAGATCCGTCCAGGTGCTATTATCGTAGCCGAGGATATGTCTGGCATGCCAGGCTTGTGCCGCCCAATAGAAGAAGGAGGCATAGGCTTCACTCACCGTCTTGCGATGGGGCTGCCTGATTACTGGATCAAGCTACTCAAACACAAACAGGACGAAGACTGGAATACGGATGAAATCTGGGGCACTCTTACTAACAGACGCCACGGTGAACCCAATATTTCCTATACTGAGTCACACGACCAAGCCCTGGTGGGTGACAAGACTTTGGCCTTCTGGCTAATGGACCAGGACATGTACTGGCACATGGCCAAGAATGACGAAAGCTTGGTAATAGACCGAGGTATCGCACTTCACAAAATCATACGCCTACTGACATTTGCCCTCGGAGGAGAAGCTTACCTCACATTCATGGGAAATGAGTTTGGCCATCCTGAATGGTTAGATTTCCCGCGTGAAGGTAACGGCTGGTCCTATCACTACTGCCGCCGCCAGTGGTCACTCATCGAGAACAAGGAGCTCAAGTATGAGTATTTGGCTGAGTTTGACCGGCAGATGATTACTCTGGGTAAAAGATCCGACCTCTTGAACTCCCCACAAGCTCACCAGCTCTGGTCACATAACGGAGATAAAATCATCGCCTTCGAGCGACGCCACTTAATCACGGTAGTCAACATCCACCCCACTCAGTCTTTCACGGATTATCATATCCCCGTCAAAGAGGCTGGGAGCTACAAAATCATCCTAGACTCAGACGCCCCCGAAACTGGTGGACACAACCGGATCGATGCCTCCGTAGACTATCAAACCAAAGAAACTGAGCACGGCCCAGCCTTATCCCTGTATCTACCTAATCGAACTGCCCTCATTCTTAAGAAAGTGAAGTAA
- the fabG gene encoding 3-oxoacyl-[acyl-carrier-protein] reductase has product MSRFQDKVVVVTGAGRGIGKAIARAFAAEGAKVAVISRSEGSCQGAADEINAEFADSAKAYAVDVADFDAVQELGKKISEDLGAINVLVNNAGVTRDGLLMRMKEDDWDTVLDTNLKGAFNTVKVFQRPLMKAEDPRIINIASVIGLIGNAGQANYSASKAGLIGFTKAIAKELSGRKVCCNAVAPGFITTDMTDELDEKLRDGILANIPLKQFGETDDIANLVLFLASKEARYITGQVVACDGGMTM; this is encoded by the coding sequence ATGTCACGCTTTCAAGACAAAGTAGTAGTGGTCACTGGTGCAGGACGCGGCATCGGTAAAGCGATTGCACGTGCTTTCGCGGCAGAAGGAGCCAAGGTCGCAGTCATCAGCCGCAGCGAAGGTAGCTGTCAGGGGGCTGCTGACGAAATCAATGCAGAATTCGCTGATTCCGCGAAGGCTTATGCAGTGGATGTTGCTGATTTTGATGCCGTTCAGGAACTCGGTAAGAAAATCTCTGAGGATCTCGGTGCCATTAACGTGTTGGTCAATAATGCTGGTGTTACCAGAGACGGTCTGCTCATGCGCATGAAAGAAGATGATTGGGATACAGTTCTCGATACTAACCTTAAGGGAGCATTCAATACTGTGAAGGTATTCCAGCGTCCGCTCATGAAGGCCGAAGATCCTCGTATCATCAACATCGCTTCAGTGATTGGTCTCATTGGTAATGCTGGTCAGGCAAATTACTCTGCTTCCAAGGCTGGCTTGATTGGTTTCACCAAAGCTATCGCCAAGGAACTCTCCGGACGTAAGGTCTGCTGTAATGCAGTTGCTCCGGGCTTTATCACCACCGATATGACTGACGAACTCGATGAAAAGCTGCGCGACGGTATTCTCGCAAACATCCCGCTCAAGCAGTTCGGTGAGACCGATGATATTGCTAACTTGGTGCTCTTCCTGGCTAGCAAGGAAGCCCGCTATATCACTGGTCAAGTAGTTGCCTGTGATGGTGGTATGACCATGTAA
- a CDS encoding SET domain-containing protein, translating to MSKKSKKKEKRYNHLKEMAKLTRLMKEMYERGQSELCEVRNSEIHGRGVYAAADIPKETKVIEYLGEYIDKDESEERAWAQAAKAEESGDAAVYIFTLDDKWDIDGNVPWNDARLINHSCDPNCEAWIEEDEIFIYSLREIKKGEELTFDYGFDVDCYEDHPCRCGSDKCIGYIVSQEQWSELKERISKLEEKVEN from the coding sequence ATGAGCAAGAAGAGCAAAAAGAAGGAGAAGCGCTACAATCATCTCAAGGAGATGGCGAAACTGACTCGTCTCATGAAAGAGATGTATGAACGAGGTCAGAGTGAGCTATGTGAGGTGAGAAACTCCGAAATTCATGGCAGAGGTGTCTATGCTGCTGCCGATATTCCGAAAGAGACCAAGGTCATCGAGTATTTGGGGGAGTATATCGATAAAGACGAAAGTGAGGAGAGAGCCTGGGCTCAAGCAGCCAAAGCCGAAGAGTCCGGCGATGCCGCGGTTTATATTTTTACCCTAGACGACAAGTGGGACATTGATGGCAATGTGCCGTGGAATGATGCACGACTGATCAATCATTCCTGTGACCCGAATTGTGAAGCCTGGATTGAGGAAGATGAAATCTTCATCTATTCCCTTAGAGAAATCAAGAAAGGGGAAGAGCTGACATTTGACTATGGTTTTGATGTCGACTGCTATGAGGACCACCCATGTCGCTGCGGTAGTGACAAATGCATTGGCTACATAGTCAGTCAGGAGCAATGGAGTGAGCTCAAGGAGCGCATCTCAAAGCTAGAGGAAAAAGTGGAGAATTAG
- a CDS encoding GYF domain-containing protein translates to MCDKVWFYNYQGMQHGPMTATDLLAQLAANASAQSGALIWKDGMKQWNKLTEIPELYSLCNKTKTVSVKPSFPSHQTIGTQSKKESDTPEFDGISRITFLLMFFLGIPLIFTLSFILVFECTLYTHPFVIPLDSSIRVYSIFLPLVCMVVALLWMFSARIRNTGYSRWWSLAIFVPFINLWPMLLSFCAGNNFKAKKRLGPAECIFFLLFMGYLSLATPRWTRALSGENPAMDQGGLINNFIDKYIESTDHMGRMDRLYKKWFKEMNKKERTEMLAQIGRSSERMDASLLALQKVAKLLSFI, encoded by the coding sequence ATGTGTGACAAAGTGTGGTTTTACAATTATCAAGGTATGCAGCATGGCCCGATGACGGCCACAGATCTTCTGGCGCAACTCGCCGCTAACGCATCGGCTCAATCAGGTGCGTTAATCTGGAAAGATGGCATGAAGCAATGGAACAAGCTGACTGAAATACCCGAGCTATATTCCCTGTGCAACAAGACGAAGACAGTCTCAGTTAAGCCTAGTTTTCCATCACATCAAACAATCGGGACTCAATCCAAAAAAGAAAGTGACACTCCTGAGTTTGATGGGATTTCGCGCATTACTTTTCTCCTGATGTTCTTTTTAGGAATCCCGCTCATTTTCACTTTATCCTTCATACTTGTCTTCGAATGCACACTTTACACCCATCCATTCGTGATTCCTCTGGATTCAAGTATCAGAGTCTATTCGATATTTCTTCCTCTAGTATGCATGGTTGTTGCCCTGCTATGGATGTTTAGTGCTCGTATTCGCAATACCGGCTATTCAAGGTGGTGGTCACTGGCGATCTTCGTACCGTTTATCAATCTATGGCCCATGTTACTGAGCTTCTGTGCAGGAAATAACTTCAAAGCAAAGAAACGCTTGGGCCCTGCTGAATGTATTTTTTTCCTTCTCTTCATGGGTTATCTCTCTCTGGCAACTCCCAGATGGACAAGAGCCCTCTCAGGTGAAAATCCAGCCATGGATCAAGGAGGACTCATTAACAACTTTATCGATAAATACATTGAATCCACTGATCATATGGGACGTATGGACAGGCTCTATAAAAAATGGTTCAAGGAAATGAATAAAAAAGAGAGAACTGAGATGCTGGCTCAGATTGGGCGTTCCAGCGAAAGAATGGACGCCTCACTCCTAGCCCTTCAAAAAGTAGCCAAGTTGCTTTCGTTTATCTAA
- a CDS encoding STAS/SEC14 domain-containing protein, which translates to MNTTHGLSIGIERSGEDFFLSLKAIGKLTHHDYETITPMIDSALEAVKDPHVKVLIDGTELQGWEPRAAWDDFKLGLKHGNKFDKIAIYGNKKWQEHTAKIAAWFISGEVKFFENVDDALAWLKK; encoded by the coding sequence ATGAATACTACCCACGGATTATCGATAGGAATCGAGCGCTCAGGAGAAGACTTCTTTCTCAGCCTGAAGGCCATTGGCAAGCTCACGCACCACGACTATGAGACTATTACGCCAATGATCGACTCGGCGCTTGAGGCGGTCAAAGACCCTCACGTCAAAGTCCTCATCGACGGAACGGAACTCCAAGGCTGGGAACCTCGAGCTGCTTGGGATGACTTTAAATTAGGCCTCAAACACGGCAACAAGTTTGATAAGATCGCCATCTACGGAAACAAGAAGTGGCAAGAGCACACCGCCAAGATCGCCGCCTGGTTTATCAGTGGAGAAGTGAAGTTCTTCGAGAATGTGGATGATGCACTCGCGTGGCTTAAAAAATAG
- a CDS encoding MFS transporter translates to MNSNQPADRDEKLASKRDVRSFWTMVLLAAQNAYNDKAAQFFLIPLAGWLAVLAGTSGESTMEYKLGLLIVLPFILFSPLAGWLSDRFSKTWVLRGGAILQLLVLALIVVAVHFRWINLAVFGFFLLALQSTLLSPAKKGIVKEMLGSERLGFASGVLEMASVLAICAGQIASGFWFDSRLRASGDGWQAAGWPLVLILILAIPAVLLSFSIKVYPSPSKRPFKASILWEHFKQVGQLFENRRLKWSGLGVAFFWFFGGFINLVAIQLGKELSGGGVGFGSELAWFIAAASGGIILGGFLGAIGCKRYIELGLVPIGGVIMVLGCALLAMTDIHSVWMKVWMVFAGVGGAIFLVPLNAYLQDIVDPAKRGSVLAGLNLLDCMAGVVAVIVQLAMFKLHMPLWVQFTVMAMLCAVATGFSSKLLPKHFLRFTLLSIFRIFYRQKILNAERMPETGGVLILPNHVTYLDAFVLTAASPRPIRFLMFEGYFKKGGLIRWFVKMFDTVPISKTKAKEALQVAAEAVKQGGVVCIFPEGQLTRSGSMNEMKRGFEMIARKADCPVMPVYMDGLWGSIFSFERGKFIKKVPYKMPYGVTVAWGEPVSSREMNSTRLRKELYELSAEAFGLRELLRHPGRTLDRSVTLLSENEDRFQRLLNEVEQRGERGQRALLANALQLAECPVVRVKSTILVDAESALAPLYAIALPAIRKLKVILVGNDMSNEELQKLMSGADISAAFGAETLYQRLNDMGVTGFAYYHEGGELYPENALPCFAMGVVDDEVISISIAHPNAVTATNQFQAGWKEGSIGRLLPGYAYEQEDEEVSLRGVVTKDKVIRILAKLDSEGFLFPEC, encoded by the coding sequence GTGAATTCCAATCAACCCGCAGATCGAGATGAAAAACTGGCCAGTAAGAGGGATGTTCGCTCATTCTGGACGATGGTGCTCTTGGCTGCTCAGAATGCTTACAATGATAAAGCGGCCCAGTTTTTTCTGATTCCTCTGGCTGGCTGGTTGGCGGTCTTGGCGGGTACGAGTGGAGAGAGTACGATGGAGTATAAGCTAGGTCTCTTGATTGTGCTTCCCTTTATCCTGTTCTCACCTCTGGCTGGATGGCTATCAGATCGCTTCAGTAAGACTTGGGTGCTACGCGGGGGGGCAATCCTTCAGTTGTTAGTGTTAGCCTTGATTGTTGTCGCGGTTCATTTTCGGTGGATCAACCTGGCTGTCTTTGGATTCTTTTTGTTGGCATTGCAGTCTACTTTATTGAGTCCAGCCAAGAAGGGGATCGTCAAGGAAATGCTTGGCAGTGAGCGACTTGGTTTTGCCAGTGGGGTGCTTGAGATGGCGAGTGTTTTGGCAATCTGTGCGGGCCAGATAGCCAGTGGGTTTTGGTTTGATTCTAGACTTAGAGCTTCAGGAGATGGCTGGCAGGCTGCAGGGTGGCCTTTGGTGCTGATCCTCATACTCGCAATCCCGGCAGTGCTCTTGTCCTTCAGTATCAAGGTTTATCCATCGCCATCAAAGCGGCCGTTCAAGGCTTCAATTCTCTGGGAGCATTTTAAGCAAGTTGGGCAGCTATTTGAGAATAGAAGGCTTAAGTGGAGCGGGCTTGGAGTGGCATTTTTCTGGTTCTTTGGCGGCTTTATCAATCTTGTGGCAATCCAGTTAGGCAAGGAGCTTTCAGGTGGAGGAGTGGGATTTGGCTCTGAGCTGGCTTGGTTTATTGCTGCTGCCAGCGGTGGTATCATTCTGGGGGGATTCTTGGGCGCTATAGGGTGTAAGCGTTATATCGAGCTAGGTTTGGTGCCAATAGGGGGAGTGATCATGGTATTGGGCTGTGCTCTGCTCGCGATGACCGATATCCATTCTGTGTGGATGAAAGTGTGGATGGTATTTGCAGGTGTGGGTGGAGCTATCTTCTTGGTTCCTTTGAATGCGTATTTGCAGGATATCGTGGATCCAGCGAAGCGAGGCAGTGTTCTAGCAGGCCTCAACTTGTTGGACTGTATGGCTGGAGTAGTTGCGGTGATCGTGCAGCTGGCGATGTTTAAACTGCACATGCCTTTGTGGGTGCAATTTACGGTAATGGCCATGCTCTGTGCTGTGGCTACAGGCTTCTCATCCAAGCTCTTGCCCAAGCATTTCCTGAGATTTACTCTGCTCAGTATTTTCCGAATCTTTTACAGGCAGAAAATCCTCAATGCCGAGCGCATGCCGGAGACGGGTGGTGTCTTGATTCTGCCCAACCATGTTACTTACCTTGATGCTTTTGTGCTCACTGCAGCCAGCCCTAGGCCGATTCGCTTTCTCATGTTTGAGGGCTACTTCAAGAAAGGGGGGCTGATAAGGTGGTTTGTAAAAATGTTTGATACGGTGCCGATTTCCAAAACCAAAGCGAAAGAGGCATTGCAAGTCGCTGCCGAGGCGGTCAAGCAAGGAGGGGTGGTTTGCATTTTTCCCGAGGGACAACTTACCCGTAGTGGCAGTATGAACGAGATGAAGCGCGGCTTTGAAATGATCGCACGTAAGGCTGATTGTCCAGTGATGCCAGTATACATGGACGGGCTATGGGGATCTATTTTTTCCTTTGAGCGCGGAAAGTTCATCAAGAAAGTGCCCTACAAAATGCCTTATGGAGTGACAGTGGCGTGGGGTGAACCTGTTTCAAGTAGGGAAATGAATTCTACTCGTTTGAGGAAAGAACTTTATGAGCTATCAGCGGAGGCTTTCGGTTTGAGAGAACTTCTCAGGCATCCCGGGCGAACTCTTGACCGGAGTGTGACCCTCTTGTCTGAGAATGAGGATAGGTTCCAGCGCCTTCTGAACGAGGTGGAGCAGAGGGGCGAGCGCGGGCAGAGGGCTCTTCTGGCGAATGCTTTGCAGTTGGCTGAATGTCCTGTGGTTCGTGTCAAATCGACTATCCTTGTCGACGCTGAAAGTGCTCTAGCACCACTCTATGCGATAGCCTTGCCTGCCATCAGAAAGCTTAAGGTGATCTTGGTAGGCAACGATATGAGTAATGAGGAACTTCAGAAGCTTATGTCAGGAGCTGATATTTCTGCAGCTTTTGGTGCCGAAACTCTTTATCAGAGACTCAATGATATGGGGGTGACTGGATTTGCCTACTATCATGAGGGAGGGGAGCTCTATCCCGAGAATGCTTTGCCATGCTTTGCGATGGGGGTGGTTGACGACGAGGTCATCAGTATTTCCATCGCGCATCCTAATGCGGTAACGGCAACCAATCAATTCCAGGCGGGCTGGAAGGAAGGAAGTATCGGGCGATTACTGCCTGGCTATGCCTATGAGCAGGAAGACGAGGAAGTTAGTTTACGGGGCGTAGTGACCAAGGATAAGGTGATACGTATTCTGGCGAAATTAGATTCAGAAGGATTTTTGTTTCCTGAGTGTTAG